The Chryseobacterium sp. G0186 genome includes the window TTAAAAACTTATGAAAATAATGGTTTTATTTATATACTTGATCAACAAAAGAAAATAGTATCAGGCACTTTTATAAGTAATATTAAAATAATCAAATCCAAACGTAACAATATTACCTTATGTGGCATGGTATGGTGCCAACCCAAAGGTTATCAGAAAGCCTGGCATATGAAAGTTAATAATGAGATTATTGAAAAGGATATTTGGAAAACTTTTAAAAAAAATGAATTGCAAGGCTGGCTTGTATATGCTTTAAATTCTAATGAGTGTAATATTAAAAAAGATAATATTAAAATTGAACTTGACGGAAATCTTTTTCATAATGTAGACAGTTTCTTTTGTGCTTTAGGAGAAGAAGTTAATGGCCCTGGAGGATATTTTGGTCGTAATTTGTATGCTTTGGATGATTGCCTGAGAGGAGACTTTGGGGTAAAATCTATTTCAGAATTCACCTGGATTAATCATCGAAGGAGTAAAAAGCTTTTCAAAACACAATTCATTGAAATAATCAATATTTTTGAAAAATATGATGTCAAGGTTTTATTAAGCTAAAACATTAAAAATAGTAAGTATCCTTAAAAATATAAACTTCCTCCATAATTATATAACAACCTGACTCCTATTCATTCTAATTTTATACCGCGAAATGAAAAGAGTCTTTCACATACTGTTTATCCTCCTTTACATTGTAGTTTCTTCAGGGTTTACTACCAGTAAGCACATATGCAAGGGGAATGCGAGTGAAGTACATGTAGGTCTGAAAAAACTCTCGGATCTGGACTGCCCGAAATGCAGTGCCAATAAGCAAAAAAATCACAGCAAATGCTGTAAACTGGAAGTAAAAAAAATCTGCAAAGAAGACAATCTTCCTCATTCTTACAAAAATTCGCCGGTAAAATTCTTATCAGCATCCATTCCTTATTATCATCTGGGGACTGTATTTGATCAGGCATTAGCTATTGATCCTGAAAAATACACTTCTTATTTTGATCCCTCAAAATACCATCTCAACTACCCCTCCCTTTTCATTCTTCACTGCGTTTACAGAATTTAGAATACTTTGAATCATAGCATGATCCCAATCGGGACCCTTATTTTTCAATTTTAATTCTAAAAATATTCTATGAATTTATCATTCAGAGCACTCATCTTATGGCTGGGCTGCCCTGCCCTGTCCTTTGCTCAGTTCACGAGCTTGGAGGATGTCCTTATCAGGGCCGAAAAAAACTACCAGTCCATTCAAAAAAAAGAAATCAACATACGGGCTTCAAACGAAAGGCTGCAACTTCAAAAGACGTATTATCTTCCGGAAGTTACTGTAATGGCTCAGCAGAGTTTTGGAACAATCAATGCTCAAAACGGTCCCATGTACAATCTGGGTGGATCCGGTATAGCATCTACTTCCATGCCTTTGGCTGAACAGAACTGGAATACCGCGTTTGGAAGCTTGTATCTTGCCAATATCAACTGGAATATCTACACTTTTGGAAAACTTAAAACAAAGGAAAATGTAGAAACAGCCGATACAGAAGTTCAAAAGGCTGATTTAAAACAGGAAATATTTCAGCATCAGATTAAGACAGCTGCCGCCTATTTCAATCTTTTGGTAAGCCAGCGTCTTGAAAATGTACAGCACGAAAACCATAAACGTTCAGAGGTTATTTATTCTATTGCTAAGGTAAGAGCCAACAGCGGATTGATTCCCGAAGTAG containing:
- a CDS encoding barstar family protein, which produces MFGFALDTGKDPEIISFIENVKNIEGSSFIVYKKIRLINVHNVSSIKYAIEKSLKTYENNGFIYILDQQKKIVSGTFISNIKIIKSKRNNITLCGMVWCQPKGYQKAWHMKVNNEIIEKDIWKTFKKNELQGWLVYALNSNECNIKKDNIKIELDGNLFHNVDSFFCALGEEVNGPGGYFGRNLYALDDCLRGDFGVKSISEFTWINHRRSKKLFKTQFIEIINIFEKYDVKVLLS
- a CDS encoding HYC_CC_PP family protein; the protein is MKRVFHILFILLYIVVSSGFTTSKHICKGNASEVHVGLKKLSDLDCPKCSANKQKNHSKCCKLEVKKICKEDNLPHSYKNSPVKFLSASIPYYHLGTVFDQALAIDPEKYTSYFDPSKYHLNYPSLFILHCVYRI